One Deltaproteobacteria bacterium DNA window includes the following coding sequences:
- a CDS encoding ArsA family ATPase, translating into MTLGELVARHQIVISAGSGGVGKTTVAASLALWGALEGRRAVVLTIDPARRLASSLGLESLGSGERDIPAEHFRAQGLVPKGTLAAMMLDQKGAWDALVERHAPPEARDRILTNHFYQHLSQSFAGSYEYMAIEQLCALAESGRYDLIVVDTPPTRHALDFLEAPRRIADFLDRKIIKWFVRPYFSAGWTALRAMNRTAGFLLRRLEQATGIAALAEISDFFSSMSGLFENFQTRIDRAHEILRAPGTA; encoded by the coding sequence ATGACGCTCGGCGAGCTCGTCGCCCGCCACCAGATCGTCATCTCGGCCGGGAGCGGCGGCGTCGGCAAGACCACGGTGGCCGCCTCGCTCGCGCTCTGGGGCGCGCTCGAGGGGAGGCGCGCGGTGGTGCTGACCATCGACCCGGCCCGCCGGCTCGCCAGCTCGCTCGGCCTCGAGTCGCTCGGCAGCGGGGAGCGGGACATCCCCGCCGAGCACTTCCGCGCCCAGGGCCTCGTCCCGAAGGGCACGCTCGCCGCGATGATGCTCGACCAGAAGGGCGCCTGGGACGCGCTCGTCGAGCGGCACGCGCCGCCTGAGGCCCGCGACCGCATCCTCACCAACCACTTCTACCAGCACCTCTCGCAGAGCTTCGCCGGCTCGTACGAGTACATGGCGATCGAGCAGCTCTGCGCGCTGGCCGAGAGCGGGCGCTACGACCTGATCGTGGTCGACACCCCGCCGACGCGCCACGCCCTGGATTTCCTGGAAGCCCCGCGGCGGATCGCCGACTTCCTCGACCGCAAGATCATCAAGTGGTTCGTGCGCCCGTACTTCTCGGCGGGCTGGACGGCGCTGCGCGCCATGAACCGCACGGCGGGCTTCCTGCTCCGCCGGCTCGAGCAGGCGACCGGCATCGCGGCGCTCGCCGAGATATCGGATTTCTTCTCGAGCATGAGCGGGCTGTTCGAGAACTTCCAGACGCGCATCGACCGCGCCCACGAGATCCTGCGCGCGCCGGGCACGGCCT